One stretch of Methylopila sp. 73B DNA includes these proteins:
- a CDS encoding F0F1 ATP synthase subunit delta: MAGKDTIVSGMAGRYASALFDLAVEAGQVDAIAADLERLSALIAESDDLRRLIKSPAFSADEQEKAIAAVLDKVGVASLTYNFVKLVARNRRLFAIESMIRGYKALVATSKGAISAEVTVAEPLSDGHRAALTQALADVTGKTVDYDVKIDPKILGGIIVRLGSRMVDASLRTKLNAIKLAMKEVG; encoded by the coding sequence GTGGCAGGTAAAGACACCATCGTGTCCGGAATGGCGGGACGCTACGCGTCCGCCCTGTTCGATCTCGCCGTCGAGGCGGGACAGGTCGACGCCATCGCGGCGGACCTCGAGAGGCTGTCGGCTCTGATCGCCGAAAGCGACGACCTGCGTCGCCTGATCAAGAGCCCGGCCTTCTCGGCCGACGAGCAGGAGAAGGCGATCGCGGCGGTGCTCGACAAGGTCGGCGTCGCCAGCCTCACCTACAATTTCGTGAAGCTCGTGGCCCGCAACCGGCGCCTGTTCGCGATCGAAAGCATGATCCGCGGCTACAAGGCGCTCGTCGCGACCTCGAAGGGCGCGATCAGCGCCGAGGTCACGGTGGCGGAGCCGCTGTCGGACGGCCACCGCGCCGCGCTCACCCAGGCGCTGGCCGACGTGACCGGCAAGACGGTCGACTACGACGTCAAGATCGATCCCAAGATCCTCGGCGGCATCATCGTGCGGCTCGGCAGCCGCATGGTCGACGCGTCGCTTAGAACCAAGCTCAACGCCATTAAACTTGCGATGAAAGAGGTCGGCTGA